Proteins encoded in a region of the Raphanus sativus cultivar WK10039 chromosome 8, ASM80110v3, whole genome shotgun sequence genome:
- the LOC108829643 gene encoding uncharacterized protein LOC108829643 isoform X1, whose translation MMMMKLMIQRSHLREKQIKGNRRSQRKDKRSQKQGMLRTQVDNPDTPSQEKQIKENRKSRRQGMRSQKQKKMEVKQTRRQNLERKCVKLRIETIVYLSFQYERFIFIFS comes from the exons atgatgatgatgaagttgatgATCCAGAGAAGCCATCTCAGG GAGAAGCAGATAAAAGGGAACAGAAGATCACAAAGAAAGGATAAGAGATCACAAAAACAAGGAATGCTCAGAACCCAAGTGGATAACCCAGACACTCCATCTCAG GAGAAGCAGATAAAGGAAAACAGAAAATCACGAAGACAGGGTATGAGAtcacaaaaacagaaaaag ATGGAGGTAAAGCAGACGCGACGCCAGAATCTAGAAAGAAAATGCGTCAAACTAAGGATTGAGACTATTGTGTATCTCTCCTTTCAATATGAAAgattcattttcatattttcttga
- the LOC108829643 gene encoding uncharacterized protein LOC108829643 isoform X3: MMMMKLMIQRSHLREKQIKGNRRSQRKDKRSQKQGMLRTQVDNPDTPSQIKENRKSRRQGMRSQKQKKDSSITDGGKADATPESRKKMRQTKD; the protein is encoded by the exons atgatgatgatgaagttgatgATCCAGAGAAGCCATCTCAGG GAGAAGCAGATAAAAGGGAACAGAAGATCACAAAGAAAGGATAAGAGATCACAAAAACAAGGAATGCTCAGAACCCAAGTGGATAACCCAGACACTCCATCTCAG ATAAAGGAAAACAGAAAATCACGAAGACAGGGTATGAGAtcacaaaaacagaaaaag GATTCGTCTATTACAGATGGAGGTAAAGCAGACGCGACGCCAGAATCTAGAAAGAAAATGCGTCAAACTAAGGATTGA
- the LOC108829643 gene encoding uncharacterized protein LOC108829643 isoform X2, which yields MMMMKLMIQRSHLREKQIKGNRRSQRKDKRSQKQGMLRTQVDNPDTPSQEKQIKENRKSRRQGMRSQKQKKDSSITDGGKADATPESRKKMRQTKD from the exons atgatgatgatgaagttgatgATCCAGAGAAGCCATCTCAGG GAGAAGCAGATAAAAGGGAACAGAAGATCACAAAGAAAGGATAAGAGATCACAAAAACAAGGAATGCTCAGAACCCAAGTGGATAACCCAGACACTCCATCTCAG GAGAAGCAGATAAAGGAAAACAGAAAATCACGAAGACAGGGTATGAGAtcacaaaaacagaaaaag GATTCGTCTATTACAGATGGAGGTAAAGCAGACGCGACGCCAGAATCTAGAAAGAAAATGCGTCAAACTAAGGATTGA
- the LOC108839466 gene encoding uncharacterized protein LOC108839466, which produces MARIVNANEEIQVKKKRKRISNFKIDVDILLLVFSIIVKVRNIASRIPQIQCQVRRSTTRLGHEYIQNALVEDPEHFRHLYRMYPDVFLKLCSIISVKMGLKDTRYVSVEEMLAIFLFIVGQNSRYIQAQDRFKRSRFSISTSFHTILKVLNALAPSYMAKPETTAPPKIRDCTRFYPYFKDCVGAIDGTHILAMISGKDSSSYRNRKGQVSQNVLAACNFDLEFIYVLSGWEGSAHDAKVLQDALTRNSNRLQVPEGKFYLVHCGYANRRNFLAPFRSTRYHLQDFRGQGKDPVNQNELFNHRHSSLRNVIERIFGILSQGSSSSNLLHHFRIKHKQS; this is translated from the exons ATGGCTCGTATTGTTAATGCAAATGAAGAAATACAAgttaagaaaaagagaaagaggatATCAAATTTCAAGATAGACGTTGATATTCTCCTACTGGTCTTCTCAATCATCGTGAAGGTACGCAATATCGCTTCACGTATTCCACAGATACAATGTCAAgttagaagatcaactacaagACTTGGACATGAATACATACAAAACGCATTGGTTGAAGATCCTGAACATTTTCGACATCTATATCGTATGTATCCGGATGTGTTCTTGAAGTTATGCTCTATTATAAGTGTAAAGATGGGATTAAAAGATACAAGATATGTTTCAGTTGAAGAAATGCTGGCCATCTTTTTGTTCATTGTTGGTCAAAATTCAAGGTATATTCAGGCTCAAGATAGATTCAAGAGGTCACGATTCTCAATAAGTACGAGTTTTCATACAATTCTGAAAGTGTTAAATGCACTTGCTCCGAGCTACATGGCTAAACCTGAAACAACAGCACCCCCAAAGATAAGAGATTGCACACGATTCTATCCTTATTTTAAG GATTGTGTGGGAGCTATTGATGGAACACATATTCTTGCGATGATAAGTGGAAAGGATTCATCTAGCTACCGCAATCGAAAAGGACAAGTATCACAAAATGTTTTAGCTGCATGCAattttgatttagaatttatatatgttcttaGTGGATGGGAAGGTTCAGCTCATGATGCTAAAGTATTACAAGATGCTTTAACAAGAAATTCTAACAGATTACAAGTTCCAGAAG GAAAATTCTATTTGGTCCACTGTGGATACGCCAATCGTCGTAATTTCCTAGCCCCATTTCGAAGTACTCGCTATCATCTTCAAGATTTTAggggacaaggcaaagatcctGTGAATCAAAATGAGTTGTTCAATCATCGTCATTCATCCTTGCGAAATGTGATTGAGAGAATTTTTGGTATCTTAAGTCAAGGTTCCTCATCTTCAAATCTGCTCCACCATTTCCGTATAAAACACAAGCAGAGTTAG
- the LOC108821379 gene encoding acetylserotonin O-methyltransferase-like, protein MEENKGNLLDEEAKASLDIWRYLFGFADMAAAKCAIDLKVPETLENHPSSQPMTLTELSSATSASPSHLHRIMRFLVHQGLFKEVPTKDGLATGYTNTTLSRRMMITKRDGKSLAPLLLLETSPEMLAPWLKMSSVVSSPVKGSVPPFDLVHGKELWSFAKDNPRHSELINEAMACDARRVVPHVARACHGLFDGVATVVDVGGGTGETMGILVKEFPWIKGINFDLPHVVEVVQEMDNVENFGGDMFDSVPACDVIFIKWVLHDWGDEDCIKILKNCKEALPPKTGKVLIVESVLGGNKKTMIMEERDDKLEYVRLALDMVMMVHTSTGKERTLKEWDFVIKEAGFARYEVRDIDDVQSVIIAYRS, encoded by the exons ATGGAAGAAAATAAAGGAAACTTACTTGATGAAGAAGCTAAAGCTTCCCTAGACATATGGAGATATCTCTTTGGGTTTGCAGATATGGCAGCTGCGAAGTGTGCAATTGATCTCAAAGTACCAGAAACCCTTGAAAACCATCCTTCGTCCCAGCCGATGACCCTAACTGAACTCTCTTCTGCCACCTCCGCCTCTCCGTCACATCTCCACCGTATAATGAGGTTTCTTGTGCACCAAGGACTCTTCAAAGAAGTCCCCACAAAAGATGGTCTTGCCACAGGCTACACTAACACGACCCTCTCTCGCCGTATGATGATCACAAAACGTGACGGCAAGTCGCTGGCTCCTTTGCTTCTCCTCGAGACAAGTCCAGAGATGCTCGCTCCATGGTTGAAAATGAGCTCAGTTGTCTCTTCGCCGGTTAAAGGTTCGGTTCCACCTTTTGATTTGGTGCATGGTAAGGAGTTGTGGTCGTTCGCAAAGGACAATCCGCGTCACAGTGAACTGATTAATGAGGCCATGGCTTGTGATGCAAGGCGTGTGGTGCCACATGTAGCCAGAGCTTGTCACGGTTTATTTGACGGCGTGGCTACGGTGGTGGACGTTGGAGGCGGTACCGGAGAGACAATGGGGATATTGGTAAAGGAGTTTCCTTGGATCAAAGGAATCAACTTTGATCTTCCTCATGTTGTTGAAGTAGTTCAAGAAATGGATAATGTCGAGAATTTTGGGGGAGATATGTTTGACTCCGTTCCTGCATGCGACGTTATTTTCATTAAG TGGGTTTTACACGATTGGGGAGACGAAGACTgcataaaaatattgaaaaactGTAAGGAAGCGCTCCCACCAAAGACCGGAAAAGTGTTAATAGTGGAATCCGTGCTCGgaggaaataaaaaaacgaTGATAATGGAAGAAAGAGATGATAAACTAGAGTATGTGAGATTAGCGCTTGATATGGTGATGATGGTTCACACAAGCACAGGCAAAGAAAGAACTTTAAAGGAATGGGACTTTGTCATTAAAGAAGCTGGTTTTGCTCGCTATGAGGTTAGGGACATAGATGATGTTCAAAGTGTCATCATTGCCTATCGCTCTTAG